A genomic stretch from Dissulfurispira thermophila includes:
- the acsC gene encoding acetyl-CoA decarbonylase/synthase complex subunit gamma: MALTGVEIFKLLPKTNCKKCGHPTCLAFAMKLAQRQASLDACPDVSEEAKKILGEASAPPIRPITIGVGDKAVKMGEETVLFRHEKKFVNPCVFAVEINDSMSDEEINKMVDDVLSSEIDRVGQKLRIDAIFVNNVSNDAGRFESVVMAIASKAPAVPLIIATNNPDAAMVAVKAVADKKPLLYGANESNVEAMANIAKTYKTSLGVTAKGLDALSILTEKIKGLGVDDIVVDHGARSAKEILEANTYIRRAAIKKNFKALGYPVINFAQRDDRVLESLVATLGVTKYASIVVLGSIEKWKNLALFTLRQNIYTDPQVPMQVEQKIYKIGEPTPESPLTITTNFSLTYFIVSGEIENSKVPCRLAVMDCEGLSVLTAWAAGKFTASKIAQFIQESGIENEIKHRELIIPGYVAILSGAIEDKLPGWKVIVGPREANGIPAFLRSKVSQ, encoded by the coding sequence ATGGCTTTGACAGGCGTTGAAATATTTAAATTGCTTCCAAAGACAAATTGTAAAAAATGCGGACATCCTACATGTCTTGCCTTTGCTATGAAACTGGCGCAGAGACAGGCATCACTTGATGCATGTCCTGATGTATCAGAAGAGGCAAAGAAGATTCTTGGCGAGGCATCTGCTCCTCCGATAAGACCGATTACTATTGGCGTTGGTGATAAGGCAGTAAAAATGGGAGAAGAGACTGTCCTTTTTAGGCACGAAAAAAAGTTCGTAAATCCTTGTGTCTTTGCTGTCGAGATAAATGATTCCATGTCTGATGAAGAGATAAACAAGATGGTAGATGATGTCTTGAGTTCAGAAATAGACAGAGTAGGTCAGAAACTTAGGATTGACGCTATTTTCGTAAATAATGTGTCAAATGATGCAGGGAGATTTGAATCTGTAGTAATGGCTATTGCGTCAAAGGCGCCTGCAGTGCCTTTGATTATTGCAACCAATAATCCCGATGCAGCAATGGTTGCTGTTAAGGCAGTTGCTGATAAAAAACCACTTCTTTATGGCGCAAATGAATCCAATGTAGAGGCAATGGCAAACATTGCAAAGACATATAAGACATCTCTGGGCGTTACGGCAAAAGGTCTCGATGCTCTATCTATACTAACAGAAAAAATAAAGGGGCTTGGGGTTGATGATATAGTTGTTGACCACGGTGCCAGGAGTGCAAAGGAAATACTCGAGGCAAATACTTATATAAGAAGGGCTGCAATCAAAAAGAATTTCAAGGCACTTGGTTATCCTGTGATAAACTTTGCACAGAGAGATGATAGGGTGCTTGAATCACTTGTAGCAACACTTGGTGTAACAAAATATGCATCAATTGTAGTTTTGGGCAGTATTGAAAAATGGAAGAATCTGGCACTTTTTACACTGAGACAGAATATATATACAGACCCGCAGGTTCCTATGCAGGTAGAACAGAAGATATATAAAATTGGTGAACCTACACCTGAATCTCCTCTCACCATTACAACAAACTTCTCTCTTACATATTTCATTGTTTCTGGTGAGATTGAAAACAGTAAGGTTCCGTGCAGACTTGCTGTTATGGACTGTGAGGGATTGTCTGTTCTTACAGCGTGGGCAGCCGGTAAGTTCACGGCTTCCAAAATTGCCCAGTTCATTCAGGAAAGCGGCATAGAAAATGAGATAAAACATAGGGAATTGATTATCCCGGGTTATGTTGCAATATTAAGCGGTGCCATAGAGGATAAGCTTCCTGGATGGAAGGTGATTGTTGGACCAAGAGAGGCTAACGGAATACCGGCATTTTTGAGGTCTAAGGTATCTCAATAG
- the acsB gene encoding acetyl-CoA decarbonylase/synthase complex subunit alpha/beta yields MSKLIASAAIRGAHKLVAQAEEMVEKAIAEKGKDFVFEFPDTAYYLPMVYAITGFPVKTIGDMKVALGFAKELLHDEPEENIWRPYLGEALDSGMATLFAEEIILAIKYIYGLEPYKDPDTGYVYNGFITDTIQRNLGIQLVDGTMPGFAAIIGAAPTDDIAVNICRELQEKNILTFLSGQSKGDSVTKQLQRKGIELGWDTRIVPLGPDTEHTLYALDWAIRASLIFGGKKPGDFKEHLKYQKDRVFAFALALGPLDDIKWSTGAGAINMGFPAICDTEVPVIHPTGVCTYEEVDRELDHSKIVQKAIEVRGLKIIVEKPPIPVAYGPAFEGERIRKEDTFIEFGGQRTPAFEWVRMRELDEIEDDKVIIVGENYQERYNKGGQMPLGILIEVAGRKMQKDFESVIERKIHHNINEAQGLWHMGQRDINWIRISNAAKNEGITLEHLGRIQTAMMKHRFRSIVDKVQVTIYTDEHDVVRLREEARAAYKERDHRLGTLTDDAVDTFYSCLLCQSFAPSHVCVITPERLGLCGAYNWLDGKAAYEIDPTGGNQPVPKGELLDARYGRYTGVDEYLKKASGGAVETLNLYTIMENPMTSCGCFECIVAIIPEANGVMIVNRGFPGMTPIGMKFSTLAGTVGGGAQTPGFMGIGVNFITSKKFLSGDGGIKRIVWMPKGLKERVAEEFKKRAEEAGVPDLLDKIADETICEDSEKLLEHLSSVGHPALEMEPMI; encoded by the coding sequence ATGTCAAAGTTAATAGCCTCGGCAGCTATAAGAGGTGCTCATAAACTTGTGGCTCAGGCTGAAGAGATGGTTGAAAAGGCAATAGCCGAGAAGGGAAAGGATTTTGTTTTTGAGTTTCCTGATACAGCTTATTATCTTCCCATGGTTTACGCAATAACAGGATTTCCTGTTAAGACCATTGGGGATATGAAGGTTGCTCTCGGTTTTGCAAAGGAACTGCTTCATGATGAGCCTGAAGAAAATATCTGGAGGCCATATCTTGGAGAGGCACTTGACTCAGGAATGGCAACCCTCTTTGCAGAGGAGATTATACTCGCAATCAAATACATATATGGTCTCGAACCTTACAAAGACCCTGATACCGGCTATGTCTATAATGGTTTTATTACGGATACAATACAGAGAAATCTTGGCATACAACTTGTTGATGGTACAATGCCCGGATTTGCAGCGATAATTGGGGCGGCTCCAACTGATGATATTGCTGTGAATATATGCAGGGAGTTGCAGGAAAAAAATATTCTTACATTCCTTTCAGGCCAGTCTAAAGGAGATAGTGTAACAAAACAATTGCAAAGAAAGGGGATAGAGCTTGGATGGGATACGAGAATAGTCCCTCTTGGTCCTGATACAGAACATACCCTTTATGCACTGGACTGGGCAATCAGGGCATCCTTGATATTTGGAGGTAAAAAGCCTGGTGATTTTAAAGAACATCTAAAATATCAGAAAGACAGGGTCTTTGCCTTTGCCCTTGCGCTTGGTCCTCTTGATGACATTAAATGGTCAACCGGCGCTGGAGCGATAAATATGGGCTTCCCAGCCATATGTGATACAGAAGTTCCTGTTATACATCCGACAGGTGTATGTACATATGAAGAGGTGGATAGGGAACTTGACCACTCAAAGATTGTTCAAAAGGCAATCGAGGTGAGAGGTCTTAAGATTATCGTTGAAAAACCTCCAATACCTGTAGCATACGGTCCTGCGTTTGAGGGTGAGAGAATTAGGAAGGAAGATACATTTATTGAGTTCGGAGGGCAGAGAACACCAGCATTTGAATGGGTGAGGATGAGGGAGTTAGATGAGATAGAGGACGATAAGGTCATTATTGTTGGTGAAAATTATCAGGAACGTTATAACAAAGGTGGCCAGATGCCTCTTGGCATTCTGATAGAGGTTGCAGGGAGAAAAATGCAAAAAGACTTTGAGTCAGTTATAGAAAGAAAGATACACCATAATATAAACGAGGCACAAGGACTCTGGCACATGGGACAGCGTGACATAAACTGGATAAGGATAAGCAATGCAGCAAAGAATGAGGGAATAACCCTTGAGCATTTAGGTCGAATACAGACTGCTATGATGAAGCACAGATTTCGTTCTATAGTGGATAAAGTGCAGGTAACTATTTACACAGATGAGCATGATGTTGTAAGACTTCGTGAAGAGGCGCGGGCAGCATATAAGGAGCGTGACCATAGGCTTGGAACTCTTACAGACGATGCTGTTGATACATTCTACTCTTGTCTTCTCTGTCAGTCATTTGCACCAAGTCATGTCTGTGTTATTACACCTGAAAGGCTCGGTCTTTGTGGCGCATATAACTGGCTTGATGGAAAGGCTGCATACGAAATTGACCCGACAGGTGGAAATCAGCCTGTACCAAAAGGAGAATTACTCGATGCGAGGTATGGAAGATATACAGGTGTTGATGAATACCTTAAAAAGGCATCAGGCGGTGCAGTAGAGACACTGAACCTTTATACAATAATGGAAAATCCAATGACTTCATGTGGATGCTTTGAGTGTATTGTAGCAATAATTCCAGAGGCTAATGGTGTGATGATAGTAAATAGGGGATTTCCCGGAATGACACCGATAGGCATGAAATTTTCTACCCTTGCAGGTACTGTTGGCGGTGGAGCTCAGACACCAGGCTTTATGGGAATTGGCGTTAATTTTATAACGAGTAAAAAGTTTCTCTCTGGTGATGGAGGAATAAAAAGAATTGTGTGGATGCCAAAAGGTTTAAAAGAGAGGGTGGCAGAGGAATTCAAAAAAAGGGCGGAGGAAGCGGGTGTCCCTGACCTACTTGATAAGATAGCTGATGAAACTATCTGTGAAGATTCAGAGAAACTTCTGGAACATCTTTCCAGTGTTGGACACCCTGCATTGGAAATGGAACCAATGATATAA
- the cooS gene encoding anaerobic carbon-monoxide dehydrogenase catalytic subunit: MDKHIMKSANEAAERIIEWGEAHKIETCFERAEKLKPCPIGEKGACCKVCHMGPCRLVGKNAEEEARGVCGATLPTVAARNLVRMIAAGTAAHSDHARDMVLTLLAAATGEAKDFQITDVRKLYRVAGILGIEFEGRPVNDVAKDVALRFLEDYSRQKGEINYAKRAPKKTQERWRKWGIVPRNIDREIAEAMHRTSVGVDHDPDHLLLHGLKTAIADGWGGSMISTDITDILFGTPRPVKAEASFGIFKEDEVNLVVHGHEPSLAEMIVDVASEPEMIAYAKSKGAKGINLGGMCCTANEVLMRHGIPTAGGFTNQELGIMTGLVDALTVDVQCIMPAIAELSKKFHTKIITTSEKAKIPSAVHIEYDEHRAREIAREIVKLACDNYQNRKTEGSHITDKFPVVAGFSHEYIEYMQGGRWRASFRPLNDAIMAGRIRGVVGLAGCDNPRVPSTGIHKYLATELIKNDVLIVSTGCGSAACGTAGYLTPEMALEHAGPGLREVCEAIGIPPILHLGACVDNSRILTILSAMAEEGGLSDEIGGMPGVGIAPEWMSEKAIAIGCYFAASGVPVIFGGESPVGSSEEVTRIMTEVWYERFKGAMHFEPDPEKMLALALDYIDKAREALKLKKYEPGKFGAERVLMDMAARRELERAAKPHIGL; encoded by the coding sequence ATGGATAAGCACATTATGAAGAGTGCCAATGAAGCAGCAGAGAGAATAATAGAGTGGGGAGAGGCTCATAAAATAGAGACATGCTTTGAGAGGGCAGAGAAATTAAAACCATGCCCCATAGGTGAAAAAGGTGCGTGTTGTAAGGTATGCCACATGGGGCCTTGCAGGCTTGTTGGTAAGAATGCAGAGGAAGAGGCAAGGGGTGTATGTGGAGCAACTCTTCCTACAGTTGCGGCAAGGAATCTTGTGAGGATGATTGCTGCGGGGACTGCTGCCCATAGTGACCATGCGAGAGATATGGTCCTGACATTGCTTGCTGCTGCAACAGGCGAGGCAAAGGACTTCCAGATAACTGATGTAAGAAAACTTTATAGAGTGGCAGGAATACTCGGAATAGAATTTGAAGGCAGACCGGTGAATGATGTTGCAAAGGATGTGGCGTTGAGGTTTCTTGAAGACTATAGCAGACAAAAAGGTGAAATAAACTATGCAAAGAGGGCTCCGAAGAAGACACAGGAGAGATGGAGAAAGTGGGGTATCGTTCCGAGGAATATAGACAGAGAGATCGCGGAGGCAATGCACAGGACATCAGTTGGCGTTGACCATGACCCTGACCATCTCCTCTTGCACGGATTAAAAACAGCGATCGCAGACGGATGGGGTGGCAGTATGATATCAACAGACATCACAGATATCCTTTTTGGAACACCAAGACCTGTGAAGGCTGAGGCGAGCTTTGGAATATTTAAAGAGGATGAGGTGAATTTAGTTGTTCATGGGCATGAACCTTCACTTGCAGAGATGATAGTTGATGTAGCATCAGAGCCAGAGATGATTGCATATGCAAAGTCAAAAGGGGCAAAAGGAATAAACTTAGGTGGAATGTGCTGCACTGCAAATGAAGTCCTTATGAGACATGGGATTCCTACTGCAGGCGGATTCACGAATCAGGAACTTGGAATAATGACAGGGCTTGTTGACGCCTTGACTGTTGATGTGCAGTGTATAATGCCTGCGATAGCAGAGCTTTCAAAGAAATTCCATACAAAGATAATAACAACATCTGAAAAGGCAAAGATCCCCAGTGCTGTGCATATTGAATATGATGAGCACAGGGCGAGGGAAATAGCAAGGGAGATAGTGAAACTTGCCTGCGACAATTACCAGAACAGAAAAACAGAGGGAAGTCACATTACAGATAAATTCCCTGTGGTTGCAGGATTCTCTCATGAATATATTGAATATATGCAGGGTGGTAGATGGAGGGCATCATTTAGACCTTTAAATGACGCCATTATGGCAGGAAGGATCCGCGGTGTTGTTGGTCTTGCAGGATGTGACAATCCAAGGGTTCCTTCTACAGGTATTCACAAATACCTTGCAACAGAGTTGATTAAAAACGATGTGCTTATTGTTTCTACAGGCTGCGGCTCTGCAGCATGTGGTACCGCGGGTTATCTCACTCCAGAGATGGCACTGGAACATGCAGGACCTGGCTTAAGGGAGGTGTGTGAGGCGATAGGAATCCCGCCAATACTGCATCTTGGCGCCTGTGTTGATAACTCAAGGATACTCACAATATTGAGTGCAATGGCAGAAGAGGGCGGATTATCTGATGAGATCGGCGGCATGCCGGGTGTTGGTATTGCGCCAGAATGGATGTCAGAGAAGGCAATTGCTATCGGCTGTTATTTTGCAGCTTCAGGTGTTCCAGTCATATTCGGTGGGGAATCTCCAGTGGGATCAAGCGAAGAAGTGACAAGAATAATGACAGAGGTGTGGTATGAGAGGTTTAAGGGTGCGATGCACTTTGAGCCTGACCCTGAAAAGATGCTCGCACTTGCCCTTGATTACATAGATAAGGCGAGGGAGGCACTGAAACTCAAGAAATACGAGCCTGGCAAGTTTGGTGCAGAGCGTGTGCTTATGGATATGGCTGCAAGGCGTGAATTAGAAAGAGCAGCAAAGCCGCATATAGGGTTATAA
- the nuoE gene encoding NADH-quinone oxidoreductase subunit NuoE: MKIEELNVDEHYKEIGEVLTGDQKKKGILIHAFQQIQKEYNYLPEDKLKELSKKLDIPLSDIYSAASFYKHFYFKPRGKNVVCVCMGTACHVRGASKVLERLEEEFGIKEGETTEDLSMTLETVGCVGCCGLAPVVTVNEEVVGDVGTKKVNEIIKRVKSSDKVRS, from the coding sequence ATGAAGATAGAAGAACTTAATGTAGATGAACATTATAAAGAGATAGGAGAAGTCCTTACAGGAGATCAGAAAAAAAAAGGCATTCTCATACATGCCTTTCAGCAGATTCAGAAGGAATATAATTATCTTCCCGAGGACAAACTAAAGGAATTGTCAAAAAAACTCGATATTCCATTGTCTGATATATACAGTGCTGCATCATTTTACAAACACTTCTATTTTAAACCGAGAGGAAAGAATGTCGTCTGTGTATGTATGGGAACAGCATGCCATGTGAGAGGCGCATCAAAGGTTCTTGAAAGGCTCGAAGAGGAATTTGGGATTAAAGAAGGTGAAACCACAGAGGATTTATCAATGACATTAGAGACAGTTGGCTGTGTTGGCTGTTGTGGTCTTGCCCCTGTTGTGACAGTCAATGAAGAGGTCGTGGGCGATGTCGGCACTAAAAAGGTGAACGAGATTATAAAAAGGGTCAAGTCTTCGGATAAGGTTAGGTCCTGA
- a CDS encoding NADH-ubiquinone oxidoreductase-F iron-sulfur binding region domain-containing protein, translated as MTETKELKVEDIKKTAEEKGCPVQKALYYITEFLSGPMCGRCFPCALGSYEARIRLQNIVEGKGSNADLSALKRIAEDMAEGSLCKKGKDTAKFILEWMATDVYEEHISGRCPSRECKAFVEYRIIPEKCIMCGLCKEACRYGAILGEKKKPFLSGYLPFEIRQKRCVKCGDCLPVCPTEAIIIVDVKSKELTNVAQAAQGSSK; from the coding sequence ATGACCGAGACAAAGGAATTAAAAGTCGAAGATATAAAGAAAACAGCAGAGGAGAAAGGCTGTCCTGTCCAAAAAGCACTTTATTATATTACTGAATTTCTTTCTGGACCCATGTGTGGCAGGTGTTTTCCCTGTGCACTCGGCAGTTATGAGGCAAGGATAAGGCTCCAGAATATTGTGGAGGGGAAAGGCTCAAATGCCGATCTCTCCGCATTAAAAAGGATAGCTGAAGATATGGCAGAGGGTTCTCTATGCAAAAAGGGAAAGGATACGGCAAAGTTTATACTTGAGTGGATGGCAACTGATGTCTATGAGGAACATATTAGTGGCAGATGTCCATCAAGGGAGTGTAAGGCATTTGTTGAGTACAGGATTATTCCTGAAAAATGTATAATGTGCGGTCTCTGTAAAGAGGCATGTAGATATGGGGCAATACTTGGGGAAAAGAAGAAGCCTTTTTTAAGCGGCTATCTTCCCTTTGAGATAAGGCAGAAAAGGTGTGTAAAGTGTGGTGATTGTTTGCCTGTATGTCCAACAGAGGCGATTATAATTGTTGATGTAAAAAGCAAAGAACTGACTAATGTGGCACAGGCAGCTCAAGGCAGTTCAAAATAG
- a CDS encoding molybdopterin-dependent oxidoreductase: MANMVNLKIDGKEIKAPEGMNLIDAAELAGIHIPNLCYLKGLKGIGACRLCLVEIEGMKAPMIACTTKVKEGMVVNTNTERVQEVRKFVIDLILSMHPLDCMTCTKAGVCNLQQYAYDFEIKESSFTRKKFGFAPDEANPFIKRDPDYCVLCGRCVRICKDQGTNVLEFMGRGVGSKVTTANDKPLQESGCTFCGSCIDVCPVNAILEADRWRKGREWDYDKVKSVCLLCGNGCDITVSTKDGQIMKINAGALEGSSERYICAYGRFGFDCIAADTRVVSPMKRVNGELKQTTWEDALAIVADALKKAGKNAGFITTSGILNEDALTLKKFASDVVRTKNVDTTASLYSDFDSLISETAELDSADLFVLVDLNPNQWQRTLPALDAIIRKKVNAGAKLIVINSSEPNISSVAVVNLIENESSALMALTKALIDKGLSGDKKLASAVANISVSDLVDKAATLYMEAKNPIILSSPAMYQAAANISLLKGVTVSVPVESNAKGVALMGLVTEGKSYKEMISGGLNLLYVIGEIPLNTRPDVDFLVVQNSHLTELAKQADVILPSATYFEVDGTIVDYLGRLKHVCKAIEPAGEAKSHREIFVDIADVMGSEMKEAKESDTKKLAKIKVKIASAPFTRKEGFDVKVDEIIEAINASVINGSRLLWLKEAAVCV, from the coding sequence ATGGCAAATATGGTTAATCTTAAGATAGACGGTAAGGAGATAAAGGCTCCAGAGGGAATGAACCTTATTGATGCTGCAGAGCTTGCAGGTATTCATATACCAAACCTCTGTTATCTAAAGGGATTAAAGGGCATTGGTGCATGCAGGCTCTGTCTTGTGGAAATAGAAGGGATGAAGGCACCAATGATTGCATGCACAACAAAGGTCAAAGAGGGAATGGTTGTCAATACAAATACAGAAAGGGTTCAGGAAGTAAGAAAATTCGTAATAGACCTCATTTTATCTATGCATCCACTTGATTGCATGACATGCACAAAGGCAGGTGTATGCAATCTCCAGCAGTATGCCTATGACTTTGAGATAAAGGAATCATCCTTTACAAGAAAGAAATTCGGTTTTGCGCCTGATGAGGCAAATCCATTCATAAAGCGTGACCCAGACTATTGTGTCCTCTGTGGAAGGTGTGTAAGGATCTGTAAAGATCAGGGAACTAATGTCCTTGAGTTTATGGGTAGAGGGGTTGGGTCAAAGGTAACAACGGCAAATGATAAGCCGCTTCAGGAATCAGGCTGTACATTCTGCGGAAGTTGCATTGATGTGTGTCCTGTGAATGCAATCCTTGAGGCAGATAGATGGAGAAAGGGCAGGGAATGGGATTATGACAAAGTCAAATCAGTCTGTCTTCTTTGCGGCAATGGCTGCGACATAACTGTTAGCACAAAAGACGGGCAGATAATGAAAATCAATGCAGGGGCATTAGAAGGTTCATCTGAAAGATATATATGTGCTTATGGAAGATTTGGATTTGATTGCATTGCTGCTGATACAAGAGTTGTGTCTCCAATGAAAAGAGTTAATGGTGAACTTAAACAGACAACATGGGAAGATGCATTGGCAATAGTTGCAGATGCATTGAAAAAGGCAGGCAAGAATGCAGGATTTATAACAACATCAGGAATACTTAATGAAGATGCACTTACTCTAAAAAAGTTTGCATCTGATGTTGTAAGGACAAAAAATGTTGATACTACTGCAAGCCTTTACAGTGATTTTGATTCACTCATCTCTGAGACTGCAGAACTGGATTCAGCAGACCTCTTTGTCCTTGTAGATTTAAATCCAAATCAGTGGCAGAGGACATTGCCAGCCCTTGATGCTATTATAAGGAAAAAGGTAAATGCAGGAGCAAAATTAATTGTTATCAATTCATCAGAGCCGAATATTTCATCTGTGGCAGTTGTAAATCTTATTGAAAATGAGTCATCTGCCCTTATGGCACTAACAAAGGCGTTAATAGATAAAGGGCTTTCAGGAGATAAAAAACTTGCTTCAGCAGTTGCAAATATATCTGTTTCTGATTTAGTGGATAAGGCAGCAACTCTCTATATGGAGGCAAAGAATCCTATAATTCTTTCATCACCAGCAATGTATCAGGCTGCTGCTAATATTTCTCTTTTAAAAGGTGTAACAGTATCTGTTCCTGTTGAGAGTAATGCAAAGGGAGTGGCTTTGATGGGACTTGTGACTGAAGGAAAATCATACAAAGAAATGATTTCCGGAGGATTAAATCTCCTTTATGTAATTGGGGAGATTCCTTTAAACACCAGACCAGATGTAGATTTCCTTGTTGTCCAGAATTCTCATCTAACAGAACTTGCAAAACAAGCAGATGTTATCCTTCCGTCAGCAACATACTTTGAAGTAGATGGAACGATAGTTGATTATCTTGGAAGATTAAAACATGTATGCAAGGCAATTGAGCCTGCTGGCGAAGCAAAAAGCCATAGGGAGATATTTGTGGATATTGCAGATGTAATGGGTTCAGAGATGAAAGAGGCAAAGGAGAGCGATACAAAGAAACTCGCTAAGATAAAGGTAAAGATAGCATCTGCTCCTTTTACACGCAAAGAAGGTTTTGATGTGAAGGTGGATGAAATAATTGAAGCCATAAATGCCTCTGTTATTAATGGCTCAAGGCTCCTGTGGCTTAAAGAAGCAGCAGTTTGTGTGTAG
- a CDS encoding sulfide/dihydroorotate dehydrogenase-like FAD/NAD-binding protein, translated as MAKILEKRLIRYPDVFYYRINAPLISRKAKPGQFVIIRLHERGERIPLSLADINSEEGTISLIVMAVGKTTTEMSTFNVGDEILDICGPLGQPTHIQKYGRVILVGGGFGVAPLYPIAMSLKEMGNEIVVIMGARSKDLLIYENEMRAVCDKVLITTDDGSKGIKGVVTTALKQELEQSSANIVMAVGPAVMMKYVSETTRPFGIKTVVSLNSIMIDGTGMCGGCRVSVGGKTRFACTDGPDFDGHQVDWDILINRQKTYINEERGSFEAWKKRHVFAICE; from the coding sequence ATGGCTAAGATTTTAGAGAAGAGATTGATTCGTTATCCTGATGTCTTTTATTACAGGATAAATGCCCCTTTAATCTCAAGAAAAGCAAAACCCGGACAATTCGTTATTATTCGTCTTCATGAAAGAGGTGAGCGGATTCCCCTTTCCCTTGCTGACATAAATTCAGAAGAAGGAACCATTAGCCTGATTGTTATGGCTGTTGGAAAGACAACAACAGAGATGTCCACATTTAATGTTGGTGACGAAATACTTGATATTTGCGGCCCGCTTGGGCAGCCCACGCATATCCAGAAATATGGTCGTGTAATTCTTGTTGGAGGAGGATTTGGAGTTGCTCCGCTTTATCCTATTGCAATGTCATTGAAAGAAATGGGCAATGAGATTGTTGTTATTATGGGTGCAAGGAGCAAAGATCTATTGATTTACGAGAACGAGATGCGGGCGGTTTGTGATAAGGTCTTAATCACAACAGATGATGGAAGCAAGGGAATTAAAGGCGTGGTAACAACAGCTCTCAAACAAGAATTAGAGCAGAGTAGTGCCAATATAGTCATGGCTGTTGGGCCTGCTGTTATGATGAAATATGTCTCTGAGACTACCAGACCATTTGGAATAAAAACGGTTGTGAGTCTGAACTCCATAATGATTGATGGCACAGGCATGTGTGGAGGATGTAGAGTATCTGTTGGAGGAAAGACGAGATTTGCATGCACAGATGGTCCTGATTTTGACGGGCATCAGGTGGATTGGGATATACTTATCAACCGCCAAAAAACTTATATTAATGAAGAAAGAGGGTCGTTTGAGGCATGGAAAAAGCGTCATGTCTTTGCCATCTGCGAGTGA